A single window of Malus sylvestris chromosome 5, drMalSylv7.2, whole genome shotgun sequence DNA harbors:
- the LOC126624814 gene encoding uncharacterized protein LOC126624814: protein MEQVRSAVEEHLDQMADLVQKLSAELRSGLAPAVNTFLGFFHAIDWKEPWLMGLMGMHLVFLIVAITSRRNLNFQMFLFLSALAGVYLAESLNSFLRANWKSFASQDYFDEGGVFLSTLWSGPLLVIAIIILVNTLFSLCRLIVKWKRAELRHRARLSQSKQD, encoded by the exons ATGGAGCAGGTTCGGTCGGCAGTGGAGGAGCACCTGGATCAAATGGCAGATCTCGTCCAGAAATTATCCGCAGAGTTACGTTCTGGTCTTGCACCTGCTGTGAACACTTTCTTGGGCTTTTTCCACGCCATCGACTGGAAG GAACCTTGGTTGATGGGTTTAATGGGGATGCATCTTGTGTTTCTGATAGTAGCCATTACCTCCAGGAGGAATCTCAACTTCCAAATGTTTCTGTTCCTTTCGGCAT TGGCTGGAGTATATCTTGCAGAGAGTCTGAATAGTTTCCTGCGTGCGAACTGGAAGAGCTTTGCCAGTCAGGATTATTTTGATGAGGGTGGAGTTTTTCTCTCAACACTCTGGTCTGGGCCTCTTCTCGTCATTGCAATCATAATTTTG GTAAACACACTCTTTTCCTTATGTCGCCTGATTGTTAAGTGGAAAAGAGCTGAGCTAAGACATCGTGCAAGGCTTTCTCAAAGCAAGCAGGATTGA
- the LOC126621978 gene encoding uncharacterized protein LOC126621978 isoform X2, which translates to MLAVTVPVGLRFGAHLLGIHKPLTLIPTSSSSTRCFFLFPSPPTRNVSLSQTPRDLFRRNVSQTPAPAASDSVSVSVSFPKDSPLFGLEDLLVSFILGKKRATEVSHLVWKHVVQKGDTVIDATCGNGHDTLAMLKMVADESGKGSVYGLDIQEAALQKTSSLLEESVTPNEKGLVKLFSKCHSKMHEVLPRNTSVRLVAFNLGYLPGGDKSLTTQSDTSLKALEAAKGILMDGGLISLVVYVGHPGGCCVLLVDSYVLDLCFPYGNSGKN; encoded by the exons ATGCTGGCAGTGACAGTGCCGGTCGGATTGAGATTTGGTGCGCATTTGCTTGGGATACACAAACCCCTGACGCTAATTccaacttcttcttcctcaacacgCTGCTTCTTCCTCTTTCCCTCTCCTCCTACTCGAAACGTTTCGCTGAGTCAGACTCCTCGTGACCTCTTCCGCCGAAACGTTTCCCAAACCCCTGCCCCTGCGGCCAGTGATTCCGTTTCCGTTTCCGTTTCTTTCCCGAAAGACTCTCCTCTCTTTG GATTGGAGGATCTACTGGTGAGCTTTATCTTGGGGAAGAAGAGGGCCACAGAAGTTTCCCACTT GGTATGGAAACATGTTGTCCAAAAAGGTGATACGGTCATTGATGCCACTTGTGGCAATGGTCATGATACCTTAGCGATGCTCAAGATGGTCGCTGATGAATCGGGAAAGGGTTCTGTTTACGGACTTGACATTCAGGAAGCTGCTTTACAGAAAACTTCTTCTCTGCTGGAAGAATCGGTCACTCCAAATGAG AAGGGACTCGTTAAGCTGTTCTCCAAATGCCACAGTAAAATGCATGAAGTTCTACCAAGGAATACATCTGTTAG GCTTGTCGCTTTCAACCTAGGCTATCTTCCAGGGGGTGACAAATCACTCACCACGCAGTCAGACACATCACTAAAAGCATTGGAAGCTGCAAAAGGTATCCTGATGGATGGAGGGCTTATCAGCTTAGTGGTTTATGTGGGGCATCCTGGTGGATG TTGTGTTCTTCTCGTCGACTCTTATGTTTTAGACTTATGTTTTCCTTATGGAAATTCAGGGAAGAACTGA
- the LOC126621976 gene encoding FHA domain-containing protein PS1 encodes MANEKVNRKLNGEENEEEEEPKIPVFTVLKNGAILKNIFIVNKSPPPPHSKPISAVHRKTHEEILIVGRHPDCNIVLTHPSISRFHLQILSDPFSQKLSLTDLSSVHGTWVSDKKIEPGVRVELSEGDRLQLGGSSRVYSLHWIPMSRAYDSETPFVPFIEHEDDESAEQVVDQWENSLSAENKKPESPDSNSEGIESSSSDEIVGVIGKMDVPSAPPLPENAIYSVCDQSEEGGENLSKGSGEENEVSSFWAFGTESVNLFMNMEESNPSRKENQHLQPYCVTEEVSERENPENSVFTAEEGEAYHAVHVPEETENQSQLGKDHGKNDLSPLVTGEILEETKIQLIEKENLTPESKPNLPVNLNAEHSTGEKEDEAYPATQVPEEFESQGPSRKYQGQIDCICLSSGPRVMENSSLRTGEVLEEDKDEQIPEENLTRGPKPNLLISQKFEHFDEKEKEAYAAASVPEKLENQSPLGKDNGQTDISCLFSGPLVMENLSLPIGEVLRETKDQKVVEESLTPEPRSSLPFNLNFEHSDEKECLVDVSCGESENKSVAPEDHEKRDTSISSALLVTESGNSSMSEIMDDKESQTTQSLFTAAGQPESEFCESPPLRSENKSSTRMGSVWARRGKPASAVKLQTEKSRGKSTEAGYDDDIEEDEEIFTPDKENFTPNTIRLRSLKKKGTIKVKHSKSSTSSSSKLNLVSNIHQQELIESPGKENQIMKELQETKLVGNTSGNQARVEKKLTVTKLRRERIPFQSLKSSGGKNISEDSVPNTETKSSISFSSTKNKEVANAHSNKSVGEGKRSWTMVADATTLLDKESGKSLQFLQGLKGTQLIIPRMVIQELDCLKQRGSLFRKKAEAESVLEWIEECMVKTNWWIHVQSSMEDGRLIAPTPPVSPQSLFSEKSWCFPSGTTGSLTFSRCGSTMDLVSPSPEDHILDCALLHRRMKRNDGQLILLSNDVTLKIKAMAEGLLCETAQEFRESLVNPLSERFMWPDSSPCGRTWSYSGNVALREKYNSCGPLKKLSNGEGAKGLKLILHHNSHYGQIR; translated from the exons ATGGCGAACGAGAAAGTGAACAGGAAACTGAacggagaagaaaatgaagaagaagaggagccgaAAATCCCCGTCTTCACGGTCCTCAAGAACGGAGCCATTCTCAAGAACATCTTTATCGTCAACAAATCCCCCCCGCCGCCGCACTCCAAACCCATCTCCGCAGTCCACCGGAAAACCCATGAAGAAATCTTGATCGTTGGCCGACACCCGGACTGCAACATCGTCTTGACTCACCCCAGCATCAGCAGATTCCACCTCCAAATCCTCTCCGACCCCTTTTCCCAAAAGCTCTCTCTCACCGATTTGTCTTCAG TACATGGGACTTGGGTTTCGGACAAGAAGATCGAGCCGGGAGTTCGAGTGGAGCTGAGCGAAGGGGACAGGCTCCAGCTTGGTGGTTCCAGCAGGGTCTACAGCCTGCACTGGATTCCTATGAGTCGGGCCTATGATTCTGAAACCCCTTTCGTGCCATTCATAGAGCACGAAGATGATGAAAGTGCAGAACAAGTAGTGGACCAG TGGGAGAATTCTTTGTCAGCTGAAAACAAAAAACCTGAATCTCCAGATTCAAATTCAGAGGGTATAGAATCGTCATCCTCCGATGAAATTGTGGGAGTAATTGGGAAGATGGACGTCCCATCAGCACCTCCGCTGCCGGAAAATGCCATTTACTCAGTCTGTGATCAAAGTGAAGAAGGTGGTGAGAACTTATCAAAAGGTAGCGGTGAAGAGAATGAAGTGTCAAGCTTCTGGGCATTTGGAACGGAATCGGTGAACCTGTTTATGAATATGGAAGAATCTAATCCTAGTCGAAAGGAAAACCAGCACCTACAGCCTTACTGTGTCACAGAAGAGGTTTCTGAAAGAGAGAACCCAGAGAATTCCGTTTTTACTGCAGAGGAAGGAGAAGCTTATCATGCTGTGCATGTGCCTGAGGAAACTGAGAACCAAAGCCAATTGGGAAAAGACCATGGAAAGAATGATCTTTCGCCTCTTGTGACTGGGGAAATCCTCGAGGAGACTAAAATTCAGCTAATTGAGAAAGAAAATCTGACCCCGGAATCAAAACCAAACTTGCCAGTCAACCTGAATGCTGAACATTCTACCGGTGAAAAGGAAGATGAGGCATATCCTGCTACTCAAGTACCTGAGGAATTTGAGAGCCAAGGCCCTTCGAGAAAATATCAGGGACAGATTGATTGTATATGTCTTTCCTCTGGACCTCGGGTGATGGAGAACTCATCCTTGCGGACTGGGGAAGTCCTTGAGGAGGACAAAGATGAACAAATTCCAGAAGAAAACCTGACCCGAGGACCAAAACCGAACTTGCTGATTAGCCAAAAGTTCGAACATTTtgatgaaaaggaaaaggaagctTATGCTGCTGCTTCTGTACCTGAGAAACTTGAGAACCAAAGCCCATTGGGAAAAGATAATGGACAGACTGATATTTCATGTCTTTTTTCTGGACCTCTTGTGATGGAGAACTTATCATTGCCAATCGGGGAAGTCCTCAGGGAGACCAAAGATCAGAAAGTTGTAGAAGAAAGCCTGACCCCAGAACCAAGATCCAGCTTGCCCTTTAACCTGAATTTTGAACATTCTGATGAAAAAGAATGTCTAGTGGATGTGAGTTGTGGAGAATCGGAAAACAAAAGCGTGGCACCAGAAGATCATGAAAAGAGGGATACAAGCATTTCTTCTGCACTTCTTGTGACAGAATCTGGAAACTCATCTATGTCAGAGATAATGGATGACAAAGAGAGCCAGACCACACAATCTCTCTTTACTGCAGCAGGACAGCCTGAATCGGAATTCTGTGAAAGTCCTCCACTGAGATCAGAGAATAAATCAAGTACGAGGATGGGAAGCGTTTGGGCAAGAAGAGGCAAACCTGCTAGTGCTGTAAAGCTTCAAACAGAGAAGAGCAGAGGAAAATCTACAGAGGCTGGGTATGATGATGATATTGAAGAGGACGAGGAGATCTTTACTCCAGACAAGGAAAATTTCACCCCAAATACTATTCGACTGAGGTCTTTGAAAAAGAAGGGTACGATAAAAGTTAAGCATTCCAAATCAAGCACATCATCCTCGTCGAAGCTAAATCTAGTCTCCAATATCCATCAACAAGAGCTGATTGAATCCCCAGGAAAAGAGAACCAGATAATGAAGGAACTCCAGGAAACAAAATTAGTAGGAAATACTTCTGGAAATCAAGCAAGGGTGGAGAAAAAGTTGACAGTAACAAAATTAAGAAGAGAAAGGATTCCCTTTCAATCACTAAAAAGCTCCGGAGGCAAGAACATATCAGAAGACTCGGTCCCTAACACAGAGACAAAAAGCAGCATATCTTTCAGTTCTACTAAAAATAAGGAGGTCGCCAATGCACACTCT AATAAATCTGTTGGAGAAGGAAAGAGGAGCTGGACTATGGTTGCAGACGCTACTACTCTTCTAGACAAGGAATCAGGGAAGTCATTGCAGTTTCTACAAGGTCTTAAGGGGACTCAGTTAATCATTCCAAGAATGG TTATACAGGAACTGGATTGCTTGAAGCAACGTGGCAGCCTTTTCAGAAAGAAAGCAGAGGCTGAATCGGTTCTGGAATGGATCGAAGAATGTATGGTTAAAACAAATTGGTGGATCCATGTCCAGAGCTCAATGGAAGATGGAAGACTGATTGCTCCAACCCCTCCTGTTTCTCCGCAGTCTCTATTTAGCGAGAAGAGTTGGTGCTTTCCTTCTGGGACAACGGGCTCATTGACTTTTTCGAGGTGTGGGAGCACGATGGACCTTGTATCACCCTCCCCAGAAGACCATATCCTAGATTGTGCTCTTTTACATAGAAGGATGAAGAGGAACGATGGACAACTTATCCTTCTCAGTAATGATGTTACCCTGAAGATCAAAGCCATGGCAGAG gGTTTGCTTTGTGAGACAGCTCAAGAATTTCGTGAGAGTCTGGTGAACCCACTTTCTGAGAGGTTTATGTGGCCGGACAGTTCTCCCTGTGGGCGTACATGGTCTTACTCCGGCAATGTAGCTTTGAGAGAAAAGTACAATAGCTGCGGCCCTCTGAAGAAGTTGTCAAATGGTGAAGGTGCAAAGGGCTTGAAGCTCATTCTGCACCACAATTCTCATTACGGGCAGATCCGTTAG
- the LOC126621977 gene encoding protein SENSITIVE TO PROTON RHIZOTOXICITY 1-like gives MDPKERQWDTWENPSTGNDVTNTISSDHPSFTNFNSQQHQREWERPSVLDYEMRMEPSFQKFHQPSDSQTSYICNSKNDTKIPDQEGGKMHEVQQPNKIQDWDARMTLNNLTFLEQKIHQLQDLVHVIVGRRGQVLGRPDELVAQQQQLITADLTSIIAQLISTAGSLLPSVKHTLSTTLPSTGQFGQLGGSFIPSAAGNDAGVKMQINSGSKLADQANQTDLISNYGTEHIEEHETKDEEDADEGENLPPGSYEILQLEKEEILAPHTHFCAICGKGFKRDANLRMHMRGHGDEYKTAAALAKPNKESSSEPTLIKRYSCPYAGCKRNKDYKKFQPLKTILCVKNHYKRTHCDKSYTCSRCNTKKFSVIADLKTHEKHCGIDKWLCSCGTTFSRKDKLFGHITLFQGHTPAIPLDETKGTLGPADHGEGSEASNRVGSINFSVSSTAPGGGGAAQSLMDVKESVDDPTSYFSPLNFETCNFDGFQEFPRPPFEDTESSFSFLMPGSCNYTHKTGGGESNFNNLHRQ, from the coding sequence ATGGATCCTAAAGAAAGGCAATGGGACACCTGGGAGAATCCTTCCACTGGGAATGATGTGACGAATACGATTTCCTCAGATCATCCGTCTTTTACCAATTTCAATTCGCAGCAGCATCAACGCGAGTGGGAAAGGCCCTCTGTTTTAGATTATGAAATGAGGATGGAACCGTCCTTCCAGAAATTCCACCAGCCTTCTGATTCGCAAACGTCATACATTTGCAACTCCAAGAATGATACAAAAATTCCAGATCAAGAAGGTGGTAAGATGCATGAGGTGCAGCAGCCTAATAAAATCCAAGACTGGGATGCAAGAATGACGTTGAACAATCTCACATTCCTGGAACAAAAGATCCATCAGCTTCAGGATTTAGTGCATGTGATTGTTGGCCGGAGAGGTCAAGTTCTAGGACGACCAGATGAACTTGTGGCTCAGCAACAGCAGCTCATAACTGCCGATCTTACTTCAATAATTGCTCAGTTGATCTCGACAGCAGGTAGTCTTCTACCATCTGTGAAGCATACGCTTTCCACCACGTTACCTTCTACAGGACAGTTTGGGCAGCTTGGTGGGTCATTTATTCCTTCTGCAGCAGGAAATGATGCGGGTGTTAAGATGCAAATTAATAGCGGAAGCAAATTAGCTGATCAGGCCAACCAGACTGATCTAATAAGTAATTATGGGACTGAGCATATTGAAGAACATGAAACCAAAGATGAGGAGGATGCTGATGAAGGTGAGAACCTTCCGCCTGGTAGCTACGAAATTTTACAGTTAGAGAAAGAAGAAATCCTTGCACCTCACACTCACTTCTGTGCAATTTGCGGAAAGGGATTCAAGCGGGATGCAAATTTAAGGATGCACATGAGAGGTCATGGAGACGAGTACAAAACTGCAGCAGCACTTGCAAAACCCAACAAAGAATCCAGCTCTGAACCAACCCTTATCAAAAGGTATTCATGCCCTTATGCCGGCTGCAAGCGGAACAAGGATTACAAAAAGTTTCAGCCTTTGAAGACTATTTTGTGTGTCAAGAATCACTACAAGAGAACCCACTGTGACAAAAGTTACACTTGCAGCAGATGCAATACCAAGAAGTTCTCTGTTATTGCGGATCTGAAAACTCATGAGAAGCATTGTGGTATAGACAAGTGGCTTTGTTCTTGTGGCACCACCTTCTCGAGGAAAGACAAGCTTTTTGGGCACATTACCCTTTTTCAAGGCCACACTCCTGCCATACCCCTCGATGAAACAAAAGGAACTCTAGGGCCAGCAGACCACGGGGAAGGCAGTGAAGCGTCAAACAGAGTTGGAAGCATAAACTTCAGTGTTAGCTCCACTGCTCCTGGTGGAGGTGGTGCAGCTCAAAGTCTCATGGACGTGAAAGAAAGTGTTGATGATCCGACCAGTTACTTCTCTCCATTGAATTTTGAAACCTGTAATTTTGATGGGTTTCAAGAGTTCCCTCGACCCCCGTTTGAGGATACAGAGAGTTCATTCTCGTTTCTTATGCCAGGGTCTTGTAATTACACTCACAAAACTGGAGGAGGTGAGTCGAATTTCAACAATCTTCATCGACAGTAA
- the LOC126621978 gene encoding uncharacterized protein LOC126621978 isoform X1 → MLAVTVPVGLRFGAHLLGIHKPLTLIPTSSSSTRCFFLFPSPPTRNVSLSQTPRDLFRRNVSQTPAPAASDSVSVSVSFPKDSPLFGLEDLLVSFILGKKRATEVSHLVWKHVVQKGDTVIDATCGNGHDTLAMLKMVADESGKGSVYGLDIQEAALQKTSSLLEESVTPNEKGLVKLFSKCHSKMHEVLPRNTSVRLVAFNLGYLPGGDKSLTTQSDTSLKALEAAKGILMDGGLISLVVYVGHPGGWEELKTVQDFISKLPVEMWICSEFQTVNRSWSPVLVFIFKRC, encoded by the exons ATGCTGGCAGTGACAGTGCCGGTCGGATTGAGATTTGGTGCGCATTTGCTTGGGATACACAAACCCCTGACGCTAATTccaacttcttcttcctcaacacgCTGCTTCTTCCTCTTTCCCTCTCCTCCTACTCGAAACGTTTCGCTGAGTCAGACTCCTCGTGACCTCTTCCGCCGAAACGTTTCCCAAACCCCTGCCCCTGCGGCCAGTGATTCCGTTTCCGTTTCCGTTTCTTTCCCGAAAGACTCTCCTCTCTTTG GATTGGAGGATCTACTGGTGAGCTTTATCTTGGGGAAGAAGAGGGCCACAGAAGTTTCCCACTT GGTATGGAAACATGTTGTCCAAAAAGGTGATACGGTCATTGATGCCACTTGTGGCAATGGTCATGATACCTTAGCGATGCTCAAGATGGTCGCTGATGAATCGGGAAAGGGTTCTGTTTACGGACTTGACATTCAGGAAGCTGCTTTACAGAAAACTTCTTCTCTGCTGGAAGAATCGGTCACTCCAAATGAG AAGGGACTCGTTAAGCTGTTCTCCAAATGCCACAGTAAAATGCATGAAGTTCTACCAAGGAATACATCTGTTAG GCTTGTCGCTTTCAACCTAGGCTATCTTCCAGGGGGTGACAAATCACTCACCACGCAGTCAGACACATCACTAAAAGCATTGGAAGCTGCAAAAGGTATCCTGATGGATGGAGGGCTTATCAGCTTAGTGGTTTATGTGGGGCATCCTGGTGGATG GGAAGAACTGAAGACCGTCCAAGATTTCATCTCCAAATTACCGGTTGAGATGTGGATCTGCTCCGAGTTTCAGACGGTAAACCGATCATGGTCTCCAGTTCTTGTTTTCATATTCAAGAGATGTTGA